The nucleotide window AAAGGCATCACCGCGCAACGCGCCGCGCTCTGCCAGCGCAAAAGCGAACAGCAGCAGAAAAACGGTCAGCATCAGCAGCGCACCTGCACCCATTGCCGGCTGGCCCTGGGTCAGCGGCCCGAACAGACCTTCCAGCCACTGCCAGTTCCAGCCGCTATAACCGATGGCGTGACCTTCCAGCACCATAAACAGCACGCCGGTGCCGCTAATAGTCAGCAGCAACCCGCTGCGCCAGCCGCTCCGTTGCATAAGCCCGCAGAGCGCCGCCAGCGCCAGCAGGCCAACAATGACGCCCAGCCACGCATGTGAATAGAGTGATATCTGCCATAAAGCAGGCGCGGAGGCTTCATCACGCCACAGCGTGACAAGCCAGCTAAAATCGAAGAAGCCGTTTTCAAGGCTGTACCACGGCAGTAGCGTCAGCGCTACCGCCCCCAAAGCCAGCGCGATAACTAATCGCCGGTTATTTGCATTCATCTATCACCTCGACCTGGTTCAGGCAGGCGGACATCAGGCGCAGGCCACCGCAGTTACGTTAAAAGGGCAGAATTACTGTGCGCTGGAGCCGATCTCTTTATCCCAACGGCCAAGCAGCGCTTTGCGTTTGGCAGAATCTCCGTAGGTTTTGAAGTCATAATCGATAAGCTTGATCTTCTCGAAGCGCGGCGCGTAGTCCGAGATTTCCGCTTTGGTGTTAGAGGGAAGCTGGAAAGATTTGGCTTCTTTCATGTGCGACTGCGCTTCCGCTGAGAGCGCCCAGTCATACCAGACTTTGGCGCTGGGCAGATTGCGTGCGCCTTTTACGATCGACATTGAGCCAATCTCATAGCCGGTACCTTCACAGGGTGCGACGGTTTTTATGGGAAACCCCTCAACTTCCATCGCGACCGCATCGTGCATAAACACGATGCCGACGGTGGTCTCGCCACGCGCTGCCGCTTTGACCGGCGCAGAGCCCGATTTGGTGTATTGGGAAATATTGGCGTTCAGCTTTTTCAGATAAGCAAAGGCCTGATCTTCACCCATGATCTGCACCAGCGTAGCCAGAGTGTTGTAGGCCGTACCGGAGGAGTTTGGATTGGCGATCTGGATTTCCCCCTTGAATCCCGGATCGAGCAGATCCGCCCAGCATGCCGGAGCTTTGAGCTTTTTCTCTGCCAGCAGTTTGGCGTTATATCCCCAACCCAGCGCACCTGCGTAAATACCAACCGTGCGGTAACCGGAGATTTCCGCCTGCTTTTGCGCCCACTCATGCTGTTGAGTAAGCAACGGTGATTTGTAAACCTGCGTTAATCCCTCTTCGGCCGCCTGCA belongs to Erwinia pyri and includes:
- a CDS encoding ABC transporter substrate-binding protein, with protein sequence MRYTLLTPALALCCSLSPFAASAAGNLNMICSADVVVCEQMTRVFSQTHPDIKVSMVRLSAGEAYARLRSEARNPRTDIWWAGTGDPHMQAAEEGLTQVYKSPLLTQQHEWAQKQAEISGYRTVGIYAGALGWGYNAKLLAEKKLKAPACWADLLDPGFKGEIQIANPNSSGTAYNTLATLVQIMGEDQAFAYLKKLNANISQYTKSGSAPVKAAARGETTVGIVFMHDAVAMEVEGFPIKTVAPCEGTGYEIGSMSIVKGARNLPSAKVWYDWALSAEAQSHMKEAKSFQLPSNTKAEISDYAPRFEKIKLIDYDFKTYGDSAKRKALLGRWDKEIGSSAQ